One genomic window of Niveibacterium sp. SC-1 includes the following:
- a CDS encoding TetR/AcrR family transcriptional regulator — protein MIRNLPPREPAVRQRRKEARPSELADAALELFVEKGFAATRLEEIAGRAGVSKGTLYLYFDSKEALFESVIREGLLPLIEAGETITQFMPGGGWEGDIEALANHAGLPPGAEYLRIDRSDDRPVEADKLGGIVLANHYERLLRVLLFGWWDRIGASRLGGIPKLMNAEAANFPEVARFFREQVISRGRKLVASVLEAGMANGAFRPLPIEDSVTLFLAPAIHLAMTWQSPAFCGSEVTDPHAFLSNYLEIFVRGIRADARGQPQ, from the coding sequence ATGATCCGCAACCTCCCCCCCAGAGAGCCCGCCGTCCGCCAGCGCCGCAAGGAAGCCAGACCTTCCGAGCTGGCCGACGCCGCGCTCGAACTCTTCGTCGAAAAGGGATTCGCCGCCACCCGGCTCGAGGAAATCGCCGGCCGCGCGGGCGTCTCCAAGGGTACCCTGTATCTCTATTTCGACAGCAAGGAAGCCCTCTTCGAGAGCGTGATTCGCGAGGGCCTGCTGCCGCTGATCGAGGCCGGCGAGACGATCACGCAGTTCATGCCGGGCGGGGGCTGGGAGGGCGACATCGAGGCCTTGGCGAATCACGCCGGCCTGCCGCCCGGGGCCGAATACCTGCGGATCGACCGCAGCGACGATCGGCCCGTGGAGGCCGACAAGCTGGGCGGAATCGTCCTCGCCAACCATTACGAACGCCTGCTGCGAGTGCTGCTCTTCGGCTGGTGGGACCGGATCGGCGCCTCCCGCCTGGGTGGCATTCCCAAACTCATGAACGCCGAAGCGGCGAATTTTCCCGAAGTCGCGCGATTCTTCCGCGAGCAGGTGATCAGCCGCGGGCGCAAGCTTGTGGCCAGTGTGCTGGAAGCCGGGATGGCCAATGGCGCTTTCCGGCCACTGCCGATCGAGGACAGCGTGACGCTATTCCTCGCCCCCGCGATCCATCTCGCCATGACATGGCAATCCCCGGCATTTTGCGGGTCCGAGGTCACCGACCCCCACGCCTTCCTTTCCAACTACCTAGAGATCTTCGTGCGCGGCATCCGCGCAGACGCCAGAGGACAACCCCAATGA